A genome region from Panicum virgatum strain AP13 chromosome 4K, P.virgatum_v5, whole genome shotgun sequence includes the following:
- the LOC120703107 gene encoding indole-3-glycerol phosphate lyase, chloroplastic-like isoform X2 → MAFAVKAASTSQWTLSPAVHQPSSLTTRAAASVAKMPAGRRNAAAAVIRAVAALAPPPAPAPPRPAGKRCLPLSQTMSRLKAQGKTAFIPYITAGDPDLATTAEALRLLDACGADVIELGMPFSDPYADGPVIQASAARALASGTTTDGVLAMLKEVTPELSCPVVLFSYINPIIRWGLAEFAAAAKEAGVDGLIVPDLPYAGTCSLRSEAMKNNLELVLLTTPATPEERMKEITRASEGFIYLVSVNGVTGPRANVSTRVESLIQEVKKVTNKPVAVGFGISKPEHVKQIAEWGADGVIIGSAMVRQLGEAISSQEGLKRLEDYARSMKNALPRSQTSTRGPDN, encoded by the exons ATGGCTTTCGCGGTCAAGGCTGCATCGACCTCCCAGTGGACTTTGTCCCCGGCGGTTCATCAGCCGTCATCGCTCacgacgcgggcggcggcgtcggtcgCGAAGATGCCGGCGGGGCGGAGGAATgctgcggcggccgtcatcAGGGCGGTTGCCGCCTTGGCTCCGCCGCCTGCCCCGGCGCCTCCCAGGCCAGCGGGCAAGCGGTGCCTACCGTTGTCGCAGACCATGTCCAGGCTCAAGGCGCAGGGCAAG ACGGCGTTCATCCCGTAcatcaccgccggcgaccccgaccTGGCCACGACGGCGGAGGCGTTGCGGCTCCTGGACGCCTGCGGCGCCGATGTCATCGAGCTCGGCATGCCCTTCTCCGACCCTTACGCTGATGGGCCCGTCATCCAG GcatcggcggcgcgcgcgctggCGAGCGGCACGACGACAGACGGTGTGCTGGCGATGCTCAAGGAGGTGACGCCGGAGCTGTCGTGCCCGGTGGTGCTCTTCTCCTACATCAACCCCATCATCCGGTGGGGGCTGGCTGAATTCGCTGCTGCCGCCAAAGAAGCCGGTGTAGATGGTCTTATAGTCCCCGACCTCCCTTATGCTGGCACTTGTTCCCTCAGGAGTGAAGCCATGAAGAACAACCTCGAGCTG GTGCTGCTCACAACACCAGCTACGCCGGAAGAGAGGATGAAGGAAATCACAAGAGCTTCAGAAGGTTTTATTTACCTT GTGAGCGTCAATGGCGTTACAGGTCCCCGCGCAAATGTGAGCACACGTGTCGAATCTCTCATTCAAGAGGTTAAAAAG GTCACTAACAAACCTGTGGCTGTTGGATTTGGCATATCGAAACCTGAGCACGTAAAGCAG ATTGCGGAGTGGGGAGCTGATGGGGTGATAATTGGCAGTGCAATGGTGAGACAGTTGGGTGAGGCAATATCTTCACAAGAAGGGCTGAAACGGCTGGAGGATTATGCTAGGAGCATGAAGAACGCATTGCCACGAAGCCAGACTAGTACTAGAGGGCCAGATAATTAA
- the LOC120703108 gene encoding indole-3-glycerol phosphate lyase, chloroplastic-like — MDGMLSMLKEVKPELSCPVVLFSYFNPIVRWGMADFTAAAKEAGVDGLIVPNLPYAATYDLRSEAMKNNLELVLLTTPSTPEERMKEITRASEGFIYLVSVDGVTGPRANVSTRVESLIQEVKRVTDKPVAVGFGISRPEHVKQIAEWGADGVIIGSAMVKQLGEAASPKEGLKRLEDYTMSLKNALP, encoded by the exons ATGGATGGCATGCTTTCGATGCTCAAGGAGGTGAAGCCGGAGCTGTCGTGCCCGGTGGTGCTCTTCTCCTATTTCAACCCCATCGTCCGGTGGGGGATGGCTgacttcaccgccgccgccaaagaAGCCGGTGTAGACGGTCTGATAGTCCCCAACCTCCCTTATGCTGCCACCTATGACCTCAGGAGTGAAGCCATGAAGAACAACCTCGAGCTG GTGCTGCTCACAACACCATCTACACCGGAAGAGCGGATGAAGGAAATCACAAGAGCTTCTGAAGGTTTTATTTATCTT GTGAGTGTCGATGGCGTTACAGGTCCCCGCGCAAACGTGAGCACACGTGTCGAATCTCTCATTCAAGAGGTTAAACGG GTCACTGACAAACCCGTGGCTGTTGGATTTGGCATATCGAGACCTGAGCATGTAAAGCAG ATTGCGGAGTGGGGAGCTGATGGAGTTATCATCGGCAGTGCAATGGTGAAACAGTTAGGCGAAGCAGCATCTCCCAAAGAAGGTCTAAAACGGCTAGAGGATTACACCATGAGCCTGAAGAATGCATTACCATGA
- the LOC120703107 gene encoding tryptophan synthase alpha chain-like isoform X1, with protein sequence MAFTIKIKAASLTSNSTFSPAVHQPSSLITTRAASVAKMPAGRRKAAAIIRAVAAVAPPPDPTPAKPAGKRCLSVSQTMSRIKAQGKTAFIPYITAGDPDLATTAEALRLLDACGADVIELGMPFSDPYADGPVIQASAARALASGTTTDGVLAMLKEVTPELSCPVVLFSYINPIIRWGLAEFAAAAKEAGVDGLIVPDLPYAGTCSLRSEAMKNNLELVLLTTPATPEERMKEITRASEGFIYLVSVNGVTGPRANVSTRVESLIQEVKKVTNKPVAVGFGISKPEHVKQIAEWGADGVIIGSAMVRQLGEAISSQEGLKRLEDYARSMKNALPRSQTSTRGPDN encoded by the exons ATGGCTTTCACGATCAAGATCAAAGCTGCGTCGTTGACCTCCAACTCGACTTTTTCCCCGGCAGTTCATCAGCCATCGTCGCTCATCACGACGCGGGCGGCGTCGGTTGCGAAGATGCCAGCTGGGCGGAGGAAGGCTGCGGCGATCATCAGGGCGGTCGCCGCGGTGGCTCCGCCGCCTGACCCGACGCCGGCCAAACCCGCGGGCAAGCGGTGCCTGTCGGTGTCGCAGACCATGTCCAGGATCAAGGCGCAGGGCAAG ACGGCGTTCATCCCGTAcatcaccgccggcgaccccgaccTGGCCACGACGGCGGAGGCGTTGCGGCTCCTGGACGCCTGCGGCGCCGATGTCATCGAGCTCGGCATGCCCTTCTCCGACCCTTACGCTGATGGGCCCGTCATCCAG GcatcggcggcgcgcgcgctggCGAGCGGCACGACGACAGACGGTGTGCTGGCGATGCTCAAGGAGGTGACGCCGGAGCTGTCGTGCCCGGTGGTGCTCTTCTCCTACATCAACCCCATCATCCGGTGGGGGCTGGCTGAATTCGCTGCTGCCGCCAAAGAAGCCGGTGTAGATGGTCTTATAGTCCCCGACCTCCCTTATGCTGGCACTTGTTCCCTCAGGAGTGAAGCCATGAAGAACAACCTCGAGCTG GTGCTGCTCACAACACCAGCTACGCCGGAAGAGAGGATGAAGGAAATCACAAGAGCTTCAGAAGGTTTTATTTACCTT GTGAGCGTCAATGGCGTTACAGGTCCCCGCGCAAATGTGAGCACACGTGTCGAATCTCTCATTCAAGAGGTTAAAAAG GTCACTAACAAACCTGTGGCTGTTGGATTTGGCATATCGAAACCTGAGCACGTAAAGCAG ATTGCGGAGTGGGGAGCTGATGGGGTGATAATTGGCAGTGCAATGGTGAGACAGTTGGGTGAGGCAATATCTTCACAAGAAGGGCTGAAACGGCTGGAGGATTATGCTAGGAGCATGAAGAACGCATTGCCACGAAGCCAGACTAGTACTAGAGGGCCAGATAATTAA